The genomic interval CTCTATATCCGTGATCTGGACCTGGTCATCGAGGCACCCGATGGCTCGCCGGCAGGCTGTTGCACGGTGTGGTTGGATCCGGCCAACGGGTGGGCCGAGGTCGAACCGCTGGGCATCGTCCCGGAACACAGGAACCGGGGCCTGGCCCAAGCGCTCGCGCTGGACGCATGCCGTCGAGTCGCGCATCATGGCGGCCACTCCGTTTTCATCAACACTGCGCCGCTGCCGTACTACCGGGCACCGTGGGACGCCTACCTCAAGGCCGGTTTCACCCCGATGGGCCGAGGCATTCGAATGAGTCGGCGAAGCTGAGGAATCGGACAACTCAGCGAGAGTCCGGGCACCGTGCCCAGGTCACGCACCACAGGTGACAGAGCTGTGCTTCTGACAGATCTCGCGGGAACCTCCACTTCTGATCCCACGGCTCCCCGCGCGCCCGAGAGAGGAGCACCGCGCCGCACGTCGCGTCGTCGTCCAGAACGTGCCGGCCCAGGGATCTGGTTAGGCTCCTCGTCATGCCACGACGTGAGTTCGGAATCTTCCTCAACGGCTCGTACGGAGTGGGCAAGTCCTCGACGCTCGATCACCTCACGGACCTCTTCGCCGAGGCCGAGCTGCCGTTCAGCCTCTTCGACGTCGACTGGTTCCACCGCTCATGGCCTCCGGGGTCCGGGGACCCTCGGAACGTCCTGACCGAGGCCGACAACATTCGTGCCGTGTGGAGGAATTACCGCCGGACAGGTCCGCGGACGCCGATCGTCGCAGGCGTGATCGCGAGCCACGCGGACCGTGAGCGCTACACACGGTGTTTCGAGCTCCCTCTTCGAGTCGTGCACCTCACCGCATCGTCGGAGGTGGCAGAACGCCGATTGCGGACCCGGTACACAGAGAGCCAACACCGCGCTCTGACGTGGCACCTCGACGATCACGAACGTCTGGCGCGAGAGCTCCACCGGCTCTCGTCGTACGACCTCGTCGTCGACACGGACCACAGAACACCTGCCGAGGTCGCCGCGCTCGTCTTCGAGACGTTCGCGCCACAGCTGCGCGGCTGAGCCGGCCCCAGCAGCCTCGTTCGCAGTGTCGTGCCGACAGACGAGCCATCGCGGTC from Brachybacterium huguangmaarense carries:
- a CDS encoding GNAT family N-acetyltransferase → MAGRTEEPRLTEHNGTLGAAAFASMRSDRLYIRDLDLVIEAPDGSPAGCCTVWLDPANGWAEVEPLGIVPEHRNRGLAQALALDACRRVAHHGGHSVFINTAPLPYYRAPWDAYLKAGFTPMGRGIRMSRRS
- a CDS encoding phosphotransferase-like protein translates to MPRREFGIFLNGSYGVGKSSTLDHLTDLFAEAELPFSLFDVDWFHRSWPPGSGDPRNVLTEADNIRAVWRNYRRTGPRTPIVAGVIASHADRERYTRCFELPLRVVHLTASSEVAERRLRTRYTESQHRALTWHLDDHERLARELHRLSSYDLVVDTDHRTPAEVAALVFETFAPQLRG